A single genomic interval of Palaeococcus ferrophilus DSM 13482 harbors:
- the map gene encoding type II methionyl aminopeptidase — MEEALEKLIRAGEIAKRVKEEVRPMIKPGAKLYDIAEFVENRIVELGGKPAFPCNLSINEVAAHYTPYRGDESVLREGDYLKLDLGVHVDGYIADTALTFRVGMDEDELMLAAKEALEAAIATARAGVKISELGKAIEEAIRKRGFNPIVNLSGHKIERYKLHAGVSVPNIYRPHDSYVLQEGDVFAIEPFATTGAGQVIEAEPTLIYMYLRDRPVRMPQARKVLAHIKKEYGTLPFAYRWLQGKFSDGQIRLALGQLVRVGAVYPYPVLKEIRGGLVAQFEHTIIVEKDGVRVTT; from the coding sequence ATGGAAGAGGCACTGGAGAAGCTCATCAGGGCGGGCGAGATAGCGAAACGCGTAAAGGAAGAAGTCAGGCCCATGATAAAACCGGGGGCAAAGCTCTACGACATAGCGGAGTTCGTGGAGAATAGAATAGTGGAACTTGGGGGGAAGCCTGCTTTCCCCTGCAACCTCTCAATTAACGAGGTGGCGGCCCACTACACCCCCTACCGCGGCGATGAAAGCGTCCTCAGGGAGGGCGACTACCTCAAGCTCGACCTCGGGGTTCACGTTGATGGCTACATAGCCGACACAGCCCTAACGTTCCGCGTCGGCATGGACGAGGACGAGCTCATGTTGGCGGCAAAAGAAGCCCTAGAGGCGGCCATAGCAACGGCCAGGGCTGGAGTAAAGATAAGCGAGCTTGGAAAGGCCATAGAGGAGGCCATACGTAAGAGGGGCTTCAACCCCATCGTCAACCTCAGCGGGCACAAGATAGAGCGCTACAAGCTCCACGCTGGAGTAAGCGTTCCCAACATATACCGCCCCCACGACAGCTACGTCCTCCAGGAGGGCGATGTTTTCGCTATAGAGCCCTTCGCAACAACCGGTGCGGGTCAGGTCATCGAGGCCGAGCCAACGCTCATCTATATGTACCTCAGGGACAGGCCGGTCAGGATGCCCCAGGCGAGGAAGGTTCTCGCCCACATAAAGAAGGAGTACGGAACGCTCCCCTTCGCCTACCGCTGGCTTCAGGGCAAGTTCTCCGACGGCCAGATAAGGCTGGCCCTCGGTCAGCTCGTGCGCGTCGGGGCGGTCTACCCCTATCCAGTGCTCAAGGAGATAAGGGGTGGGCTGGTTGCCCAGTTCGAGCACACGATAATAGTGGAGAAGGACGGCGTTAGGGTGACTACTTGA
- the proS gene encoding proline--tRNA ligase, with amino-acid sequence MKVKRERWQREFSEWYNELIETAGIQDKRYPIKGMNIWLPYGLRIMRNIEAFIRNEMERTNHEEVLFPALIPETEFQKEAEHIAGFEGEVYWVTHAGLNPLDIKLLLRPTSETAMYSMFSLWIRNHADLPFKIYQIVNVYRYETKHTRPLIRVREISRFFEAHTAHRDFEDAERQIREDIEIFDRLAKFLALPYIISKRPEWDKFPGAYYSVGAEVVMPDGRTLQIGTMHNYKQNFARAYDIKYETETGDHEYVHQTTFGMSERLLAALIAVHGDDSGMVLPPTIAPIQVVVVPIPKKDSPYDVVAYARGIVEELRNAGIRAHLDDREGIRPGRKFYDWELKGVPLRVEAGPKDVEAGKAVIARRDKFEKVTVEREKVVDEVRRLMDEVMAHLYERAREFLEGHIKRVETIEEAKEVFEDRRGIVELPWCGEESCGLEMEEELDAKMLGIPYPEETARIEGKKCPHCGREAKFIARFARTY; translated from the coding sequence ATGAAGGTTAAGAGGGAACGCTGGCAGAGGGAGTTTAGTGAGTGGTACAACGAGCTTATAGAGACCGCGGGAATACAGGACAAGCGCTACCCGATAAAGGGGATGAACATATGGCTCCCCTACGGGCTGAGAATAATGCGCAACATCGAGGCGTTCATAAGGAATGAGATGGAGCGTACGAATCACGAGGAGGTTCTATTCCCGGCTCTAATCCCGGAGACGGAGTTCCAGAAGGAGGCGGAGCACATAGCGGGCTTTGAGGGCGAGGTTTACTGGGTCACACACGCCGGCCTCAACCCCCTCGACATTAAACTCCTCCTCAGGCCAACGAGCGAAACCGCTATGTACTCCATGTTCTCCCTGTGGATAAGGAACCACGCTGATCTGCCCTTCAAGATCTATCAAATAGTGAACGTTTACCGCTACGAGACAAAGCACACGAGGCCGCTCATCCGTGTTAGGGAGATAAGCCGCTTTTTTGAGGCCCACACAGCCCACAGGGACTTTGAGGATGCTGAGAGGCAGATAAGGGAAGACATAGAGATATTCGACAGGCTCGCAAAGTTCCTCGCGCTTCCCTACATAATCTCGAAGAGACCCGAGTGGGACAAGTTCCCGGGAGCCTATTACTCTGTTGGCGCTGAAGTTGTCATGCCCGACGGCAGGACGCTCCAGATAGGCACGATGCACAACTACAAACAGAACTTCGCGAGGGCCTACGACATCAAATACGAGACAGAAACCGGGGATCACGAGTACGTCCACCAGACGACCTTTGGAATGAGCGAGCGTCTTTTGGCGGCTCTGATAGCTGTCCACGGCGACGACAGCGGAATGGTTCTCCCGCCGACCATAGCACCTATACAGGTTGTCGTGGTGCCAATCCCCAAGAAGGACTCCCCCTACGATGTGGTGGCCTACGCGAGGGGTATAGTTGAGGAGCTGAGGAACGCGGGAATAAGGGCCCACCTCGACGACAGGGAGGGCATAAGGCCCGGAAGGAAGTTCTACGACTGGGAGCTCAAGGGAGTCCCGTTGAGGGTGGAGGCCGGCCCCAAGGACGTCGAGGCAGGAAAGGCCGTTATAGCGAGGCGCGACAAGTTCGAGAAGGTCACGGTGGAGCGCGAGAAGGTCGTTGATGAGGTCAGGAGGCTGATGGATGAGGTAATGGCCCACCTCTACGAGCGCGCGAGGGAGTTCCTCGAGGGGCACATCAAGCGCGTCGAGACGATAGAGGAGGCCAAAGAGGTGTTCGAGGACAGGCGCGGAATAGTCGAGCTCCCGTGGTGCGGCGAGGAGAGCTGCGGCCTGGAGATGGAAGAAGAGCTCGACGCCAAGATGCTTGGAATCCCCTATCCCGAGGAGACGGCGAGGATCGAGGGCAAGAAGTGCCCGCACTGCGGCAGGGAGGCCAAGTTCATAGCGAGGTTCGCCCGCACATACTGA
- a CDS encoding MATE family efflux transporter encodes MDPMKKRIWELAWPAILANITGTLVNLVDMIMVGQLGSLAIASVGLGGQFSWFMMPLMFAVSTGTLALVARFVGARELDTAEKTLEQSIYLAFLMSLPVLLVGVFLGDDALRIMGAEEDVVRLGYSYIRTFFLFYPINFMSFTAFAALRGAGDTKTPMKLSVLTNVLNVFLNYALIFGHFGFPRLEVVGAALASGIAITISFLVGLFLFLGGRLVLGLHLTFRPDFHTIKRILRIGIPATIERVIFSFYNFIYISIVTRFGTIALAAHQVGLRVESLAYMPAFGFNVAASALVGQSLGERNPEKAERVVYETLKMVTAFMAVMAVVLIVFPRYLVMPFITRSDPNYPEIMRLAAIYLIIVGISEVPLGWLFVLSGALRGAGDTKSPMYVTAVSKLLFRLVPSYVLGFGLTLGPLSIPGMGVIAAWFAMTLETFTSAAMFWWLFKRGKWKYIKV; translated from the coding sequence ATGGACCCCATGAAAAAACGCATATGGGAGCTCGCGTGGCCGGCAATACTGGCCAACATCACGGGGACGCTCGTCAACCTAGTGGACATGATAATGGTGGGCCAGCTGGGCTCTCTCGCGATAGCGAGCGTTGGTCTGGGCGGCCAGTTCTCCTGGTTCATGATGCCCCTCATGTTTGCCGTTTCGACGGGAACGCTGGCCCTCGTCGCGAGGTTCGTTGGGGCCAGGGAGCTCGACACGGCAGAGAAGACCCTTGAGCAGAGCATATACCTCGCCTTTCTCATGAGCCTTCCCGTTCTCCTCGTGGGAGTGTTCCTTGGGGACGACGCGCTGAGGATCATGGGGGCCGAGGAGGATGTGGTACGGCTGGGCTACTCCTACATAAGGACGTTCTTCCTGTTCTACCCCATCAACTTCATGAGCTTCACGGCCTTCGCCGCCCTCCGCGGTGCCGGTGACACGAAAACCCCCATGAAGCTCAGCGTACTAACAAACGTGCTCAACGTATTCCTCAACTACGCCCTGATCTTCGGGCACTTCGGCTTTCCCCGCCTCGAGGTCGTCGGTGCGGCCCTCGCCTCTGGGATAGCTATAACCATCTCCTTCCTTGTCGGGCTCTTCCTATTCCTTGGCGGCCGCCTTGTGCTCGGCCTCCACCTCACGTTCAGGCCCGACTTCCACACAATAAAGCGCATCCTCCGCATTGGAATCCCCGCCACAATAGAGAGGGTGATATTCAGCTTCTACAACTTCATATACATCAGCATAGTCACGCGCTTTGGGACGATTGCCTTAGCGGCCCACCAGGTGGGCCTGCGCGTCGAAAGCCTCGCCTACATGCCGGCCTTCGGGTTCAACGTGGCGGCTTCGGCCCTCGTGGGGCAGAGCCTGGGGGAGAGGAACCCGGAGAAAGCGGAGAGGGTCGTTTACGAGACCCTCAAGATGGTGACGGCCTTTATGGCGGTGATGGCCGTTGTACTCATAGTCTTCCCCCGCTACCTCGTCATGCCCTTCATCACCCGGAGCGACCCCAACTACCCCGAGATAATGCGTCTGGCGGCGATATACCTCATAATCGTCGGCATAAGTGAGGTTCCCCTCGGGTGGCTCTTCGTGCTAAGCGGTGCCCTCCGCGGGGCAGGCGATACCAAGAGCCCCATGTACGTGACGGCCGTCAGCAAGCTCCTCTTCAGGCTCGTCCCCTCCTACGTCCTTGGCTTTGGGCTGACGCTGGGACCGTTGAGTATTCCCGGGATGGGGGTTATAGCCGCGTGGTTTGCGATGACGCTCGAGACCTTCACGAGTGCGGCCATGTTCTGGTGGCTCTTCAAACGTGGGAAGTGGAAGTACATCAAAGTTTAG
- a CDS encoding MogA/MoaB family molybdenum cofactor biosynthesis protein, with amino-acid sequence MGAEEHRKKAPKKFKFGVVTVSDTASRGEKEDASGKFIIEALSGNELVHYSVVPDEKLAIIGAILDAFEKGADVVITTGGTGITSRDVTIESLSPLFDKEIPGFGELFRKLSFDEVGSAAVLTRATAGVIRSGGRALVVFCLPGSLNAVKTGIGIIKKEAYHLLKHARE; translated from the coding sequence ATGGGTGCCGAGGAGCACAGGAAAAAAGCGCCGAAAAAGTTTAAGTTTGGGGTTGTGACCGTCAGCGACACCGCCAGCAGGGGAGAGAAGGAAGACGCCAGCGGGAAGTTCATAATCGAGGCCCTCAGCGGGAACGAGCTCGTTCACTACTCAGTTGTCCCCGATGAGAAGCTCGCGATAATAGGTGCCATCTTGGACGCCTTCGAGAAGGGGGCGGATGTTGTGATAACCACTGGCGGGACGGGAATAACGAGCAGGGATGTAACCATAGAGAGTCTCTCGCCCCTTTTCGACAAGGAGATTCCCGGGTTTGGGGAGCTCTTCAGAAAGCTTAGCTTTGATGAAGTCGGGAGCGCCGCCGTCCTCACAAGGGCCACCGCAGGGGTGATAAGGAGCGGTGGAAGGGCCCTCGTGGTCTTCTGCCTGCCGGGAAGCCTCAACGCGGTGAAGACGGGCATCGGGATAATAAAGAAGGAAGCTTACCACCTCCTGAAGCACGCGAGGGAGTGA
- a CDS encoding molybdopterin molybdotransferase MoeA yields the protein MREFKKLTPYKEALETALRDLEELPGVEEVPLEEALGRVLAEDVRATYNVPPFDRSAVDGYALKAEDTFPAREYNPVELTVVDEITAGIESKSEVTNGTAVKLMTGNKLPKGANAVVMQEMVKREGDKIHVLRPVAPGQNVAFAGEDVKEGEIVLKRGRVLRPADLAMLKAFGIKRVKVKRKPRAGIIVTGDELIEEPEMEALASGKIVETNSVMLTALVREHFGEPVFYGVIPDDEEAIGKAIERAKMECDLVLITGGSAFGEKDYAHRFVRLLFHGCTNKPGRPIGYGERVFVMSGYPAAVFAQFHLYVKYAIAKLAGADYKPVKVKARLMGKVPSSLGRHEFVKVYYEDGKAWPIRKKGSGIISAIVESNAYLEVPEDSEGYREGEEVWITLL from the coding sequence ATGCGCGAGTTCAAAAAGCTCACGCCCTATAAGGAAGCCCTTGAAACGGCCCTGAGGGATCTGGAGGAGCTCCCGGGTGTGGAGGAAGTCCCCCTCGAGGAGGCCCTCGGAAGGGTTCTCGCGGAGGACGTTAGGGCCACTTACAACGTCCCGCCCTTCGACAGATCGGCCGTGGATGGGTACGCGCTCAAGGCGGAGGACACCTTCCCGGCGAGGGAGTACAATCCCGTGGAGCTCACGGTGGTGGATGAGATAACCGCGGGCATTGAGAGTAAGAGCGAGGTCACTAACGGCACCGCGGTAAAGCTCATGACGGGCAACAAGCTCCCAAAGGGGGCCAACGCGGTCGTGATGCAGGAGATGGTCAAGCGAGAGGGCGACAAAATCCACGTCCTCCGGCCCGTTGCTCCCGGCCAGAACGTGGCCTTCGCGGGTGAGGACGTTAAGGAAGGGGAGATAGTTCTCAAAAGGGGCAGGGTTTTGAGGCCGGCCGACCTGGCCATGCTCAAGGCGTTTGGAATAAAGAGGGTCAAGGTGAAGCGAAAACCAAGGGCGGGCATAATAGTCACAGGTGATGAACTCATAGAGGAGCCCGAGATGGAGGCCCTCGCCTCGGGCAAGATAGTGGAGACGAACTCCGTTATGCTGACCGCCCTCGTGAGGGAGCACTTCGGGGAGCCAGTATTCTACGGTGTAATCCCTGACGACGAGGAGGCGATAGGGAAGGCCATAGAGCGCGCCAAGATGGAGTGCGACCTCGTCCTCATCACGGGTGGCTCCGCCTTCGGGGAGAAGGACTACGCCCACCGCTTCGTTAGGCTGCTCTTCCACGGGTGCACCAACAAGCCGGGGAGGCCCATAGGCTACGGGGAGAGGGTCTTCGTCATGAGCGGCTATCCAGCGGCCGTCTTTGCGCAGTTCCACCTCTACGTCAAGTACGCCATTGCAAAGCTCGCCGGGGCGGACTACAAACCCGTCAAAGTGAAGGCGAGGCTCATGGGCAAGGTGCCGTCCTCCCTCGGGAGGCACGAGTTCGTCAAGGTCTACTACGAGGACGGGAAGGCGTGGCCCATAAGGAAGAAGGGGAGCGGAATAATAAGCGCTATCGTGGAGAGCAACGCATATCTGGAGGTTCCGGAGGACAGCGAGGGCTACCGCGAGGGCGAGGAGGTCTGGATAACGCTTCTTTAG
- a CDS encoding DUF2095 family protein, which produces MDRKKKRPVDEFPWQEYDKKEFEERFPALSKELEGEGVVIDAYSTDEEEEDLIDLHEYIPNVFDYLQRCETDEQALEIINWLEDRGEITHELAERLRLQLAERGVRSFGPKREWGWYEKHGKG; this is translated from the coding sequence ATGGACAGAAAGAAAAAACGCCCCGTGGACGAGTTCCCCTGGCAGGAATACGACAAGAAGGAGTTTGAAGAGCGTTTTCCCGCCCTATCAAAGGAGCTTGAAGGGGAGGGTGTTGTCATAGACGCTTACTCCACGGATGAGGAGGAAGAAGACCTCATTGACCTCCACGAGTACATCCCCAACGTTTTTGACTACCTCCAGCGCTGTGAGACGGACGAGCAGGCCCTCGAGATTATAAACTGGCTTGAGGATAGGGGCGAGATAACCCACGAGCTCGCTGAGAGACTGCGCCTTCAGCTCGCTGAGAGGGGTGTCAGGAGCTTTGGCCCCAAAAGGGAGTGGGGTTGGTACGAGAAGCATGGGAAGGGCTGA
- a CDS encoding GIY-YIG nuclease family protein has product MKGSYILVIRLPRGGSIKTKGRSFELGGGYYVYVGSAMNSLEKRVERHFRKDKKLHWHIDFLLAEAELLGAYLIPSEERLEERISLEVGKYGEPVPDFGAGDVSVSTNLYSFEEAPWRTLERMLDRLGLRWKRVKNVAEIREVIREWERENKTHCFPTPEV; this is encoded by the coding sequence ATGAAGGGCTCGTACATCCTCGTCATAAGACTTCCCCGCGGGGGAAGCATAAAAACAAAGGGACGCTCCTTCGAGCTTGGTGGAGGGTACTACGTCTATGTGGGCTCAGCCATGAACTCGCTGGAAAAGCGGGTCGAGAGGCACTTCCGGAAGGACAAAAAGCTTCACTGGCACATAGACTTCCTTCTCGCGGAGGCGGAGCTTCTAGGGGCGTACCTTATCCCGAGCGAGGAGAGGCTCGAAGAGAGGATTTCCCTTGAGGTGGGGAAGTATGGAGAGCCCGTACCCGATTTTGGGGCAGGGGATGTAAGTGTCAGCACGAACCTCTACAGCTTCGAGGAGGCGCCCTGGAGAACTCTTGAGCGCATGCTCGATAGGCTTGGCCTGAGGTGGAAAAGGGTTAAAAACGTGGCGGAAATTAGAGAAGTTATACGGGAATGGGAGCGGGAAAATAAGACACACTGTTTCCCAACGCCGGAGGTGTGA
- a CDS encoding geranylgeranylglyceryl/heptaprenylglyceryl phosphate synthase, producing MKLELGKVESYIHEKLEKEKLHFVLLDPDDVSPEMAGKISEEAERIGVDAIMIGGSTGAEGEVLDEVVKAIKESSSLPTILFPGSHGAVSKYADAIFFMSLLNSTNPFFITGSQALGAFTVKRYGVEPIPMAYLIIEPGETVGWVGDAKPIPRHKPKIAAAYALAGQYLGMRLVYLEAGSGAPQPVPPEMIAIVKRVIDVPLIVGGGIRTGEQARKAVEAGADIVVTGTAIDKARSIEEAKKKLEELNRGVKLR from the coding sequence GTGAAACTCGAACTCGGTAAGGTTGAGTCTTACATTCATGAAAAGCTTGAGAAGGAAAAGCTTCATTTCGTTCTCCTTGATCCGGACGATGTGAGCCCCGAGATGGCGGGGAAGATATCCGAGGAGGCGGAGAGGATAGGTGTTGATGCGATAATGATAGGGGGCTCCACGGGCGCGGAGGGAGAGGTTCTGGATGAAGTTGTCAAGGCCATTAAAGAGTCCTCCAGTTTACCAACCATACTCTTCCCCGGCTCCCACGGTGCGGTGAGCAAGTACGCTGATGCAATCTTCTTCATGAGCCTCCTAAACTCAACGAACCCGTTCTTCATCACGGGCTCCCAGGCATTGGGGGCCTTTACGGTGAAGCGCTACGGCGTAGAGCCCATACCAATGGCCTACCTCATAATCGAGCCCGGCGAAACCGTCGGTTGGGTTGGGGATGCAAAGCCCATCCCGAGGCACAAGCCCAAGATAGCTGCCGCTTACGCGCTGGCCGGACAGTACCTCGGCATGAGGCTCGTTTACCTTGAGGCGGGTAGTGGAGCGCCCCAGCCGGTTCCCCCGGAGATGATAGCTATAGTGAAGCGCGTCATAGACGTCCCGCTGATAGTCGGTGGAGGAATAAGGACGGGAGAGCAGGCGAGAAAGGCTGTGGAGGCAGGTGCCGACATCGTGGTGACGGGAACGGCGATAGACAAGGCAAGAAGCATCGAGGAAGCCAAGAAAAAGTTGGAGGAACTCAACAGGGGAGTTAAGCTTCGGTGA
- a CDS encoding M55 family metallopeptidase, with protein sequence MRAFISLDLEGLPYIVSREHLFVKGALYEEARRIATEVVKVTAETLHERGFEEIVVADSHGPMVNVLPREMPEYVELVRGFPRPLSMVAFARESDAALFLGYHAKAGTSHATFDHTYSGASIDMLEINGIEVSEFLLNAYLLGSWGIPLILVGGDRKLLETDVKTFAPWAVRVPFKESPSRYAAKSPGMGKILNMLREGVLEAVDRFKKGEAKPLMTEEPVHVRVRFLGSHSADAAELLPFVKRLDGKTIEFQVESIEEAYKVFELLTLAAAGVSAIVSR encoded by the coding sequence ATGCGTGCCTTCATATCCCTTGACCTCGAGGGGCTGCCTTACATCGTCAGCAGGGAACACCTCTTCGTGAAGGGGGCCCTCTACGAGGAGGCAAGACGGATAGCGACTGAAGTCGTGAAAGTCACGGCCGAGACGCTCCATGAGCGCGGTTTTGAGGAGATAGTTGTGGCCGACAGTCACGGTCCCATGGTCAACGTGCTGCCCCGTGAGATGCCCGAGTACGTCGAGCTGGTTCGCGGGTTCCCCCGGCCCCTGAGTATGGTTGCCTTTGCCAGAGAGAGCGACGCTGCCCTCTTCCTCGGCTACCACGCGAAGGCGGGAACGAGCCATGCCACCTTTGACCACACGTACAGCGGAGCGAGCATAGACATGCTGGAGATAAACGGGATAGAGGTGAGCGAGTTCCTTTTAAACGCGTATCTCCTTGGAAGCTGGGGCATCCCCCTGATCCTCGTGGGAGGCGACAGGAAGCTCCTTGAAACAGACGTTAAAACCTTCGCTCCCTGGGCCGTCCGCGTCCCCTTCAAAGAGTCTCCCTCGCGCTATGCCGCCAAGAGCCCGGGAATGGGGAAGATACTGAATATGCTCAGGGAGGGTGTGTTGGAGGCCGTGGATAGGTTCAAGAAAGGAGAAGCAAAGCCGCTCATGACGGAGGAGCCGGTTCATGTCAGAGTCCGCTTCCTTGGAAGCCACAGTGCAGATGCCGCTGAACTTTTGCCCTTTGTGAAGCGCCTCGATGGAAAGACGATTGAGTTTCAGGTGGAGAGCATCGAAGAGGCTTACAAGGTCTTTGAGCTTTTGACCCTGGCTGCGGCGGGTGTGAGTGCGATAGTCTCGAGGTAA
- a CDS encoding 30S ribosomal protein S17e — MGNIRQGFIKRTARELFDRYPNEFTRDFEHNKKKVEELTNITSKTIRNRVAGYLTKLVRMKEEGKML, encoded by the coding sequence ATGGGAAACATAAGGCAGGGCTTCATTAAGAGAACCGCGAGGGAGCTCTTTGACCGCTATCCCAACGAGTTCACCAGGGACTTCGAGCACAACAAGAAGAAGGTCGAGGAGCTCACCAACATCACGAGCAAGACCATAAGGAACCGCGTTGCAGGTTACCTCACGAAGCTCGTCAGGATGAAGGAAGAGGGTAAGATGCTTTAA
- a CDS encoding ArsR/SmtB family transcription factor, producing MGRLLDVLGNETRRRILLMLTKRPYFVSELSQELGVGQKAVLEHLRILEEAGLIEGRIEKIPRGRPRKYYSIKKGFRLEVLLTQHAFGTEVYEPKVPRETREYRHARELIKAQEPIEVKMVELSEFLEEIERRIDEYLRMKAELEEVRLLIESYMNNLMTRLAKESDEEFERVLRELESKLPKELLEEIKRVRRGL from the coding sequence ATGGGGAGACTTCTCGATGTGCTGGGAAATGAGACGAGGCGGAGAATCCTGCTCATGCTCACCAAAAGGCCCTATTTCGTTAGTGAGCTCTCTCAGGAGCTGGGGGTCGGTCAGAAGGCCGTTTTAGAGCACCTCCGCATACTCGAGGAGGCGGGCCTTATAGAGGGCAGGATAGAGAAAATCCCAAGGGGACGGCCCAGGAAGTATTACTCAATAAAGAAGGGCTTCCGTCTGGAGGTTTTACTCACACAGCACGCCTTTGGAACGGAGGTCTACGAGCCCAAGGTGCCCAGGGAGACCAGGGAGTACCGGCACGCCAGAGAGCTCATAAAGGCGCAGGAACCAATAGAGGTCAAGATGGTGGAGCTCTCGGAGTTCCTGGAGGAGATCGAGCGCCGCATAGATGAGTACCTGCGCATGAAGGCGGAGCTTGAGGAAGTTCGCCTGCTGATAGAGAGCTACATGAACAACCTCATGACACGCCTCGCGAAGGAGAGCGATGAAGAGTTCGAGAGGGTGCTTCGAGAACTGGAGAGCAAACTGCCGAAAGAGCTCCTGGAAGAGATAAAAAGGGTTAGAAGAGGACTTTAA
- a CDS encoding BlaI/MecI/CopY family transcriptional regulator, giving the protein MADEKEIERLSQEVQSLRKALNELRKSFEIASQLASNYLKLVNVYAQYGDLSIDIMVPQVKRDYIAREIIKILFDLKEANISQITRELKARRGKASRNTVREKLRELVELGAVVEQENSREKTYSLSRELVARWLELIGIPINFEQP; this is encoded by the coding sequence ATGGCGGACGAAAAAGAAATCGAGAGGCTGTCGCAGGAGGTTCAGAGTCTTCGAAAGGCCCTGAATGAGCTCAGGAAAAGCTTTGAGATAGCCTCCCAGCTGGCCAGTAACTACCTTAAGCTCGTCAACGTTTACGCCCAGTACGGAGACCTGAGCATAGACATCATGGTTCCCCAGGTGAAGCGGGACTACATCGCGAGGGAGATCATTAAGATTCTCTTCGACCTCAAGGAGGCTAACATCAGTCAGATAACGCGCGAGCTTAAGGCGCGTAGGGGCAAAGCCTCCCGCAACACAGTTAGAGAAAAGCTAAGGGAGCTCGTGGAGCTTGGTGCGGTTGTGGAGCAGGAGAATTCGAGGGAAAAGACTTACTCCCTGAGCAGGGAACTCGTCGCCAGGTGGTTAGAATTAATCGGAATCCCCATCAACTTTGAGCAACCATAG
- a CDS encoding lipopolysaccharide biosynthesis protein — MSYERKVMVKHSIASVVALALFGASRFIYSVIVSRRYGVETLGSANSLISQAFLMAIPLSFFAVALGKYGAEFLGRGDERGIKSIATVGLSFPLVGLVLLPLNFYGVFIAVLRALQLTLRSLLYGLHRGEVYAYSVAVGFLAFLLGFTMGNVYSPYLGLLGGISVFGIAYLVRQGSLGRPRREDIRLLTGYSSIAFLGTLSGVFLVQGPYFMTEKLAGSVEAGIVSASLSAAFMLTYLPQVLQSAIMPLYAYRYGKNDLEYVRLLAEKATAILGVVIALITFAGLLLGREVLTYLFGFSIGEEFYIALLAIELYVAYNPAIVALSSTRYVAEGTTASIFGVALSLFLWFLLVPATGAYGAMLGLLAGYGLIFGVVMLFARSRLGVRAFVYRPVIIALPLQALVFLSRYSLIPAVIVYVLLVRGELLGAWRSLRGQF, encoded by the coding sequence ATGAGCTACGAAAGGAAGGTCATGGTAAAGCACTCGATTGCGAGCGTCGTGGCGCTGGCCCTTTTTGGGGCAAGCCGTTTCATATACAGCGTCATCGTATCCAGGCGCTACGGTGTTGAAACCCTCGGCAGTGCAAACTCCCTTATAAGCCAGGCCTTTCTTATGGCAATCCCTCTGAGCTTCTTTGCCGTCGCACTCGGAAAGTACGGCGCTGAGTTTCTCGGGAGGGGCGATGAGAGGGGGATAAAGTCCATTGCGACGGTGGGCCTCTCATTTCCTCTGGTCGGGCTCGTCCTTCTCCCCCTGAACTTCTACGGGGTTTTTATCGCCGTCCTCCGCGCCCTCCAGCTCACGCTGAGGAGTCTCCTCTACGGCCTCCACAGGGGGGAGGTTTACGCCTACTCCGTTGCGGTGGGATTTCTCGCCTTCCTGCTCGGCTTCACCATGGGAAACGTTTACTCACCCTACCTCGGCCTCCTCGGGGGAATAAGCGTTTTTGGAATTGCTTACCTTGTGAGGCAAGGGTCATTGGGGCGGCCGCGGAGGGAGGACATCCGTTTGCTCACCGGTTACTCCTCCATAGCCTTTCTCGGCACGCTCTCGGGGGTCTTCCTCGTCCAGGGGCCATACTTCATGACGGAGAAGCTCGCGGGGAGCGTTGAGGCGGGGATAGTCTCGGCCTCGCTGAGCGCCGCCTTCATGCTCACATACCTACCCCAGGTGCTCCAGTCGGCTATAATGCCCCTCTACGCCTATCGCTACGGTAAAAACGACCTCGAGTACGTTCGCCTGCTGGCTGAGAAGGCCACTGCCATCCTCGGCGTGGTCATAGCTCTCATAACCTTTGCCGGCCTGCTCCTCGGTAGGGAAGTGCTCACCTACCTCTTCGGCTTCTCAATAGGGGAGGAGTTTTACATAGCGCTTCTCGCCATAGAGCTCTACGTCGCCTACAATCCCGCTATAGTGGCCCTCTCATCCACGCGCTACGTTGCCGAGGGTACCACGGCGTCAATTTTTGGAGTAGCCCTCTCGCTGTTCCTCTGGTTCCTTCTGGTTCCGGCCACGGGCGCCTACGGGGCCATGCTTGGCCTTCTCGCGGGGTACGGGCTGATCTTTGGGGTGGTTATGCTCTTTGCACGTTCAAGATTGGGAGTTAGAGCCTTTGTGTACCGGCCGGTCATCATTGCCCTTCCCCTGCAGGCGCTGGTTTTCCTTTCGAGGTACTCCCTCATTCCAGCGGTTATTGTTTACGTCCTCCTTGTCAGAGGGGAGCTCCTCGGAGCGTGGCGTTCCCTACGTGGTCAGTTTTGA